Proteins from a single region of Cydia splendana chromosome 9, ilCydSple1.2, whole genome shotgun sequence:
- the LOC134793339 gene encoding probable RNA-binding protein 46 isoform X1 — protein MDQDKIITYKLLELREKTGYDIVQENGQRKFGPPPGWSGPPPPKGCEVFVGKLPRQIFEDELVPIFSRLGKIYEMRLMMDFSGSNRGYAFVTYTRREDAAAAIRELNGYEIRPGRHIGVVKSVDNCRLFLGGIPQTKTKEEVYEELSKKVTGIVDVILYKNCFDRRKNRGFAFVEFSSHRAAAMARRALVPGCVKLWDQDVMLDWAEPEPDIDDELMKKVKVLYVRNFLISTTPDTIQNLFETTINAKVERVKKMYDYAFIHFFEREQAELAMAKLQRAEVEGSTIEIKWAKPVDRELYRIQKSNKGNAKFNHNMDLTQTLLLYKQHFDKREYENGKEDEGISSGCAADSVCGSPGDEASSYRSVALKDNYMLAPAKLDAMCKTYSWASPNYTYQQFVDPAGAVMWVCHIDLPQVGLPLLSAPTPVGPFVTRACFTAVQARVEAAEIALQCIKALRANVDRSTATPVPVYPSLVQPVPTYNMTYEYPLYARPPPMTATVPSLYHIFDNMRLT, from the exons ATGGACCAGGATAAAATAATTACGTATAAACTATTGGAGCTGCGTGAGAAGACGGGGTATGATATAGTCCAAGAGAATGGGCAGAGGAAGTTTGGTCCACCGCCGGGCTGGAGCGGCCCGCCACCGCCGAAGGGCTGCGAAGTCTTCGTCGGTAAACTCCCACGGCAAATCTTCGAAGACGAGCTGGTTCCGATCTTCTCCAGGCTTGGGAAGATCTACGAGATGAGGCTCATGATGGATTTCAGCGGCTCGAATCGAGGGTACGCCTTCGTGACGTACACGAGGCGAGAGGATGCCGCTGCCGCCATCAGAGAGCTGAACGGGTATGAGATCAGACCAGGCCGGCACATCGGCGTCGTGAAATCCGTGGACAACTGCAGACTGTTTCTGGGCGGTATCCCACAAACGAAAACCAAGGAAGAAGTCTACGAAGAGCTCTCGAAGAAAGTCACCGGGATTGTAGACGTGATTTTATACAAGAACTGCTTCGACAGAAGGAAGAACAGGGGGTTTGCGTTCGTGGAGTTTTCTTCGCATCGCGCGGCAGCCATGGCTCGTCGGGCGCTCGTGCCGGGCTGCGTGAAGCTGTGGGACCAAGATGTGATGCTGGACTGGGCCGAGCCCGAACCTGACATTGATGACGAGCTGATGAAGAAG GTGAAAGTACTATACGTACGTAATTTTCTTATCAGTACAACTCCAGATACCATACAAAATCTGTTTGAAACCACCATCAATGCTAAGGTGGAGCGCGTTAAGAAAATGTATGACTACGCTTTCATACATTTCTTTGAAAGGGAACAAGCTGAACTTGCGATGGCGAAGTTACAAAGGGCCGAGGTTGAAGGCAGTACGATAGAAATTAAATGGGCTAAGCCCGTTGACAGAGAGTTGTATAGAATACAGAAATCGAATAAAGGCAATGCGAAATTTAATCATAATATGGACTTGACACAGACTTTGTTGCTTTACAAACAGCACTTTGACAAGAGGGAGTATGAGAACGGGAAGGAAGATGAGGGCATCAGCTCTGGATGTGCTGCGGACTCTGTTTGTGGGTCTCCGGGAGACGAGGCTTCAAGCTACAGGAGTGTGGCATTGAAGGATAACTACATGTTGGCTCCAGCTAAGCTTGATGCTATGTGTAAAAC ATATTCCTGGGCGTCACCGAACTACACCTACCAGCAGTTCGTAGACCCGGCCGGAGCAGTGATGTGGGTATGCCATATTGATCTCCCACAAGTGGGCCTGCCGCTGCTGTCTGCGCCTACTCCTGTGGGGCCGTTCGTGACGAGAGCTTGCTTCACCGCGGTACAGGCTAGGGTGGAGGCAGCGGAGATTGCGCTGCAATGTATTAAG gcaCTGCGCGCGAACGTCGACCGGTCCACAGCTACCCCTGTACCAGTGTACCCATCACTAGTACAACCTGTACCAACGTACAACATGACTTATGAATACCCTCTCTACGCTCGACCACCACCCATGACCGCCACCGTCCCTAGTTTATACCACATCTTTGATAACATGAGGCTGACATGA
- the LOC134793339 gene encoding probable RNA-binding protein 46 isoform X2, which yields MDQDKIITYKLLELREKTGYDIVQENGQRKFGPPPGWSGPPPPKGCEVFVGKLPRQIFEDELVPIFSRLGKIYEMRLMMDFSGSNRGYAFVTYTRREDAAAAIRELNGYEIRPGRHIGVVKSVDNCRLFLGGIPQTKTKEEVYEELSKKVTGIVDVILYKNCFDRRKNRGFAFVEFSSHRAAAMARRALVPGCVKLWDQDVMLDWAEPEPDIDDELMKKHFDKREYENGKEDEGISSGCAADSVCGSPGDEASSYRSVALKDNYMLAPAKLDAMCKTYSWASPNYTYQQFVDPAGAVMWVCHIDLPQVGLPLLSAPTPVGPFVTRACFTAVQARVEAAEIALQCIKALRANVDRSTATPVPVYPSLVQPVPTYNMTYEYPLYARPPPMTATVPSLYHIFDNMRLT from the exons ATGGACCAGGATAAAATAATTACGTATAAACTATTGGAGCTGCGTGAGAAGACGGGGTATGATATAGTCCAAGAGAATGGGCAGAGGAAGTTTGGTCCACCGCCGGGCTGGAGCGGCCCGCCACCGCCGAAGGGCTGCGAAGTCTTCGTCGGTAAACTCCCACGGCAAATCTTCGAAGACGAGCTGGTTCCGATCTTCTCCAGGCTTGGGAAGATCTACGAGATGAGGCTCATGATGGATTTCAGCGGCTCGAATCGAGGGTACGCCTTCGTGACGTACACGAGGCGAGAGGATGCCGCTGCCGCCATCAGAGAGCTGAACGGGTATGAGATCAGACCAGGCCGGCACATCGGCGTCGTGAAATCCGTGGACAACTGCAGACTGTTTCTGGGCGGTATCCCACAAACGAAAACCAAGGAAGAAGTCTACGAAGAGCTCTCGAAGAAAGTCACCGGGATTGTAGACGTGATTTTATACAAGAACTGCTTCGACAGAAGGAAGAACAGGGGGTTTGCGTTCGTGGAGTTTTCTTCGCATCGCGCGGCAGCCATGGCTCGTCGGGCGCTCGTGCCGGGCTGCGTGAAGCTGTGGGACCAAGATGTGATGCTGGACTGGGCCGAGCCCGAACCTGACATTGATGACGAGCTGATGAAGAAG CACTTTGACAAGAGGGAGTATGAGAACGGGAAGGAAGATGAGGGCATCAGCTCTGGATGTGCTGCGGACTCTGTTTGTGGGTCTCCGGGAGACGAGGCTTCAAGCTACAGGAGTGTGGCATTGAAGGATAACTACATGTTGGCTCCAGCTAAGCTTGATGCTATGTGTAAAAC ATATTCCTGGGCGTCACCGAACTACACCTACCAGCAGTTCGTAGACCCGGCCGGAGCAGTGATGTGGGTATGCCATATTGATCTCCCACAAGTGGGCCTGCCGCTGCTGTCTGCGCCTACTCCTGTGGGGCCGTTCGTGACGAGAGCTTGCTTCACCGCGGTACAGGCTAGGGTGGAGGCAGCGGAGATTGCGCTGCAATGTATTAAG gcaCTGCGCGCGAACGTCGACCGGTCCACAGCTACCCCTGTACCAGTGTACCCATCACTAGTACAACCTGTACCAACGTACAACATGACTTATGAATACCCTCTCTACGCTCGACCACCACCCATGACCGCCACCGTCCCTAGTTTATACCACATCTTTGATAACATGAGGCTGACATGA